Genomic DNA from Fimbriimonas ginsengisoli Gsoil 348:
CGTCCACACGTCGGGGGCGTGTCCGGTGTAGTCGTGCAGCTGCCGGTTCGCTCCGAAACCGGTGGCGCAAGTCAGGTTATAGCCAAAGCCGGTGTTGTTGTTCAGACCGACCAGCAGGTGCTGCCCGCCGTTCCGCTCGTACACGAACACGAGGTTGTTCTTATATCGCTGAGTGGTGGTACCGCTCGCCAGCTTCTCGTGGACCCACATCAGATTGTCGATCGTCGGCTTCATGCCGTAACAGCCGGCGTCGGTGCTGTAGTCCTTATAGAACACACTCGGGTAACCCTCGGAGGTGAGGATGTAAGCGTAGGCGAGCGCCTTGTTCTGGAAGATCGCGTCCGATCGGTCGGTGTCGTGATTCTCGACGAAGGTCACCGCGTGGGCGGGGTCAACGCCGGCAAGGCCGGCATGGTCCAGGTTCGCCATGTTGAAGGAGCCGGGCGAGTTGCACATCCCTTTCAGCTGATCGCGGAGCGGGAAGTCGAACGCGCTCGCGCGGTTGCCCATCATCGTGGAGATCCAATACTGGATGCTTCCGAGGTTGGAGTCGAAGTACTCGCCGACGGCGAACTTGCCCGACATCGCTCCGTAGTTCAGGAAGCTGGAGAGCCAGTTCGTGGAGATCCCTTTGACGTAGTCGAGCCGGTACCCCTGTAGGTCGAGCGCCTTGGTCACCCAGTCGCCGCTGCTATTCAGGCCGTTAAAGATCCAATTGGAGGGGCCGTTGATCGGGGCGAGGTCGCGTCCAAAGGCGTTGAAATCTTCCGAAGCGCCGACCGGCACGTTCGGGTCTTGGCTTACATTCGGATGGAAGTCCCACTGGCCCTTGCCGAACCGTCCGCCATTGGCGACGCCGTAGGCATCGAGATAAGAAAACTGATAGTTGCCGGGATCGCCGTTCCGGTGGTTGTCGACGATGTCGCAATAGATGTCGAGCGAGTTCGCCCGGAGCATGGCGCAGCAACGCTCGAGCTGCTCGCGGGTGCCGTAGCGGGTGGGAATCGTCCCTTGCTGACTCTTGGAGCCGATGTCGTAATCGTCGAACGGGTCGTACCCGACCGAGTAGCCGCCCGCCGCGCCCTTGAGAACCGGGGGAATCCAGACGGCAGTGAATCCGCTCAGCTTCAAAGAGTTCGCCTGTCCGGCAAGCTTGTCCCACCACCAGGGAGCCGAACCACTGCCGGCGGCGGGAGACGGAACGTCCCAATAAAATCCTTGTAGAAGCACCCCCGCGCTGGCGGTTTGGGCGATGACGAAAGCGCCCGCGATGGCGGCTAACGTTCTGAGGCTACGGCCTAACTTGACACCTTTCCGAATTGGGACGATCATTGCCCCTCCTTGTCGTCCTTCATTGGCCGACGCATCAGAGTAACAAACTGGCGCTCATGAACGATGCTACTAGTTTCGTAACGCGACAGTGGATTTCTGTTTCACGACAATCGTAGAATTGCCGGTATGCGCGCCCGAAGAATCGCTCTCCTCATGGAGCGACTGGTCGGCTTCAACCACGAGGTCCTCACTGGGGTGCGCGACTTCGCCGGCCCCTCGCGCGGATGGGTCTGCCACTTCATCGAGCCTAGGCCGGAACTGGTCCCGATTGTCGCGCGGTGGGAACCGGACGGCATCATCGCTTTCCTGGGCGATGATGCGATCGCGGAAGCGGTGCGGGGGCTTGGCGTACCTTTCGTCGACGTCGCCGCCTGGGTGGAAGGCGCGGATTGGCCTCGGGTTGGGTTGAACGACGTGGCGATTGGGCGAATGGCGGCGGAGAACCTTTTGGCGCTCGGATTTGACCAGTTTGCTTTTATCGGCGATCCACATCTCGCGTTCGCGACGGCTCGGAAGCGCGGGTACGACGGTGTCTTGCAAGAAGCCGGGTACACCGCGCGTTCCTTTGCCGCCGACCCGGAGCGGTTTCCAACCGCTCGCGGCTCCACGATCGGAGGGATCGACGGCGAACTCGTCGCTTGGATTCAAACGTTGCCCAAGCCGGTCGCCGTGTTTGCCGACAACGATGAGCGGGCGCTCCTGGTGAGCGAGGCTTGCCACGCGGGCGGCATCGAGATCCCGCGCGACGTCGCGCTTCTTGGGGTGGACGACGATCCGTACCTATGCGGGCTCGGTTACCCGCCCCTGTCGAGCATTGCCACTCCGGCACGGCGGCTTGGATACGAAGGGGCGTTGCTGCTCGATCGTCTGCTGGGCGGATTCGGTCCCCCGGAGTATCCGGTGAGGTTGCCACCGGTCGGAGTCGTGACTCGCCGGTCCACCGACGCGGTCGTTTATCCCGATCCGCTTGTCGCGGAGGCGATGCGCTTTATCCAGGAGCACTCGTGTAAGGGAATCGGCGTCGAGGAGGTCGTGTCGCATGTGCGAGCGGGGCGTCGAACGCTGGAAAGGCGTTTCCAATCTCAAGTCGGCCGATCGATTCTCGGCGAGCTTTCCAGATCCCGCCTCGAACGAGCCCGGTTTCTCCTCGTCACTACCGACCTTCCGCTTAAAACGGTGGCATCTCAGTCCGGATTTGGCTCGTTGTCTCGCTTTTCGTCGAGTCACCAAGACACCTTTGGTGTCGGGCCTCATGAGTATCGGCGGCGTTTTGGGTTGTAGTGCCGGGCGGGGCGATTGGTGCTGATTTTGTAATTCAAGTGCCCGCTTTGCGGGCGGCGGACGATACGTCCGCGCTCCCGGCTGCATGGGGGGAAGCCGGTCTGGAGACCGGCGGTCCTTCTAACTTGGATCGGTATTCTGCGGGAATGCTTTCGTTGTTGTTGGTGGCCGCTTCCCATTGCTTGGCGGCGGCTTCGCTGGCTGATCGGGTGGTTGTGGTCGAGAATGCGGGGAGTCCGGCTTCGGTGGAGATCGCGGAAGATTACGCCAAGCGGCGAGGGGTGAAGAATCTCCTTAAGATCAAGTGCGCCGACTCCGCTCTCTCGCCCACCGGCGAGACGATCGCCTACGCGGATTTTGCGGGCGCAATAGAAACGCCGCTGAAGGCGTACCTTGTCAAGCATCCGAAGATCGATTTCGTCGTCCTCACCAAAGGGATCCCGATTCGGATTACCGGCGCCTCGACCGGGGTCGGAAACAACCAGCCGTCCGTCGATTCTTACATTGCGGCGTTCGGTTATGCCGAGCGGAAGGACGTCATCCCGGTCGTGCTTAACGACAGCGGCTTTACCGGGAAGGCCTGGGCGAACCGGTTTTGGAACTCGAGCGAGCGATTTACTCACGCCAAGTTCGGCGGCTACCTGGTCACGCGCTTGGATGCCTACACGATCGACGAGGCGCGCTTATTGACGACGTATGCTTTTCAGAGCGAGCGGACCCGTCCAAGCGGCTCGATCTTGTTGGACACCGCCCTTTCGCACGGCCTCGGCGATGTAACCAAGCAACCGCTTTCCGCGATTAAGGATGGAAAGCTCGACTCTCACATGATCAACGAGATGTCGTACAACGAATACGACGCCGATATGGTCAATGCCGCTGGGATCTTGGAGAAGAAGTCAGTGCCGACGATTCTCGATCGGACCGACGTGTTCATTGGCAAGAAATCGGACTTGATGGGGTACTGCTCGTGGGGGAGCAACGATCCGAAGTTCGTCGCCGCAGATTACAAGTTGCTTAGGTTTGCGCCCGGAGCGATTGCGGAAACCGCCGTGTCCACCAGCGCTAGAACGTTTCTGCCCACGACCGGCGGGCAGTCGCTGATCGCCGATCTGATTTCTGGCCGGGTGACCGGGGTCAAGGGGTATTGCGACGAACCGCTGCTCCAAGCGGTCGCTTCGCCCACCATTTTGTTCGACCGCTACACTAGCGGCTGGACTCTGGCGGAGAGCTTCTACGCGGCGTCCCGGTTCGTCGGTTGGGAAGATATCGTCGTCGGCGATCCTTTATGTGCCCCGTACCGGAAATAGTCGTTTTGGCAAGATGAAATCCGCGTGGAGATCACGGGACTCTCTTTCCAAGCCCTTTTGATGGGTTGTTGGGCCAAATATCAGGGCGGGCCGCCCCTGATACCCACGGGCGAGCCGCTCGTGCCACTTTAGGTTAGCAATAACCGGGGGAAGATGGGCCGTTCGAAACCGAGTGGGCGCAGGGCGAGTCCCACATTCATAAGACTCGCTTGCGAGCAGGGAGAAGTTAACATGAACAAGCAACTTCGAATGGCAATCGTCCTAGGTGGTCTCCTTACGGCGATTTCGGCTCCGGCCCAAACCATCGCCCACTGGTTCGATCGGCAGGTTCACGGCACGGCCGCTCACATCACTCCCCGCCACCATAAGCCCGGAGAACCGGAGTGGCAAGGGGACCGACGGCCGATGCGGATCATCCGCACCGAGACGATCACTCGAACCACCTATCGACATCGAGTCCATTACCACCACCATCGCCGCCATCACCATTGGCACGATTGAAAAAGGTCACCTATCTCGGAGAGCGTTCCGCACCGCCAACCGATAAATCTCCGTGAGCGGATCGAGGCAATCGATCTCGATCCGCTCGTTTGCGGCGTGAATCGTGGCGTTGATCGGTCCGAATTCGGCCACAGGGATCTTATGCGCGGCGAAGAATCGCGCGTCGGAGGTTCCCCCGCCGGTAGAAGATATGGGCTTTATTCCAGTAACCGACTCGATCGCTCCAACCAGCGCGGCGAGAAGTGAGCCGGGGCGGGTCACAAAAGGGAGCGCGGAGACGTTCCACTCGACAGGTTCCTCGACGCCGTTCTCCTGGGCGATACGGGCGATCCGATCTTGAATTCGCTCTGCCGTCCAATCGGTTCCGAACCGCACGTTGAAACGGACTTCGGCCTCTCCCGGAATCACGTTGCTTGCTCCCGTGCCGCAAACCAGGTTGCTGACCTGAAATGTGGTCGGTGGAAAATCGGCGGTTCCTTTCCCCCAATCGGCCGCCACCAAAGCTCCGAGCACCGGCGCGAGCCGATGAGCGGCATTATCCGCCAGTTGGGGATAGGCGGTATGTCCTTGCACGCCTCGAACGACGAGCCGTCCGTTCATCGATCCGCGCCGGCCGGCCTTTATGGCGTCGCCGAACACCTGCTCCGAAGTCGGCTCCCCTACGATCGCGTCGTCGATCGACACGCCGCGTTCGGCGAGAGTGTCTAGGACACGACGGGTACCGTCGATGCCCGGGCCCTCCTCGTCGCTGGTGAGAAGCAGCGCAATCGTGCCTGGATGACTCTCCGCCGCCAACTGTTCCAAGGCAACCGTCATGGCGGCGACCGATCCCTTCATATCGACGGCGCCGCGCCCCACCAATTCACCGCCACGTTCGGTAGGCGAAAAAGGTTCGCTCGTCCAAGCGCCGATCGGGCCTGCCGGTACCACGTCGGTATGGCCGGCCAGACAGATAAGGGGCGCGCCGGCGCCATGCGTCGCCCAAAGATTGTCGACCCCTTCGAAATGCAGATGCTCGACCTGGAAACCGGCGGCGCTCAGGCGCGCGCCGACGACGGCTTGGCAGCCGGCGTCGTTGGGAGTGACGCTTTGACGGGAGATCAGGTCGCGAAGGAGCTCGAGGACGGCGGACATTGGTTAATCGCGGAGGAGCTCGTTGAGGCTCGTTTTGGCTCGGGTTTGGGCGTCTACCCGCTTCACGATTACGGCGGCATAGAGGCTGTGGCTCCCGTCCTTGCTCGGCAGGGAGCCGGGCACGACCACCGCGCCGGCGGGCACGCGCCCATAAAGCACCTCTCCCGTCGCGCGATCGAAGATCTTCGTGCTCTGTCCGATGAAAACGCCCATCGAGATGACGGCCCCTTTCTCGACGATGACCCCTTCGACAATTTCGCTACGCGCGCCGATAAAGCAATCGTCCTCGATGATGGTCGGGTTCGCCTGGAGCGGCTCTAAGACGCCGCCCAGCCCTACTCCGCCACTCAGGTGCACGTTTTTACCCACTTGAGCGCACGATCCGACGGTGGCCCAGGTGTCCACCATCGTCCCTTCGTCGACGAAAGCGCCGATATTGACGTAGCTCGGCATGAGCACCACGTTTCGAGCGATAAAGGCGCCTCGGCGAACCGTGGCAGGTGGGACCGCGCGGTAGCTGCCGTCTGGCTTCTTCAGCGGAACCTTGTCCCAAAACCCGATGTCGCCGGCGGACATCTCCCGGTTATCCTCGAGCCGGAACGAGAGAAGAACCGCTTTTTTGAGCCACTGGTGGGTCTTCCATTCGCCGGCGATCTGCTCGGCCACGCGTAAACGACCGGAGTCGAGCTCGGCGAGCGCTTCGTTGACGGCGCTCCGTACGTCGGCGGGCACGTCGGACGGCGAGAACTTGGCGCGGTCTTCCCACGCTCCTTCGATGATTTGAATGAGGTCAGCCAATAGTAGGAGTCTCCAAAGTTTCGCGAATTCGGATGAGTGCTTCGCGGCACACGTCGAGATCCGGCACCAGCGCCACTCGCAAATAGCCCTGCCCAGGATTCTTGCCGTTTACCTCACGGCCCAAATAGGTGCCGGGCAACGTGGTCACCCATGCTTGCTCGAAGAGCCGCCGTGCTTGTTGCTCGTCGTTGGGTACGGGCAGCCAGAGGAAAAAGCCGCCGCTTGGGATCTGCAGACCCGGGCCAAACAGTTCGGCCGCGATCCGGAATTTCTCCCGGTACTTCTCCCGATTTTCTACGACATGCGTTTCGTCTTGCCATGCCTCAACGCTGGCAACCTGCGTAAGCGAGCTGGGCGCGGCGCCGTGATAGGTGCGGTACAGCAGAAACGGCTTGATGATGTCGGCATCGCCGGCCGCGAATCCGGAACGCAACCCCGGAGCGCTCGAGCGCTTGGATAATGAGTTCAGCGACACCACCCGTTCCAGTCCTCGCCCTAGTGCGATCGAAGCTTGCAGAGATCCACAAGGAGGATCGCCGTTGTAGATCTCCGAATAGCACTCGTCGGCGGCCACCACGAACCCGTACCGGTCGGCAAGCTCGAACACCCGCTTCCAGTCTTCCAGAGTCATGACGGCTCCCGTCGGATTGCCGGGCGAGCAAACGAAGGCTAGCTTTACCCGCGGCCAAATCTCCGCCGAAACGGCTCCCCAGTCCGGAAGGTATCCCTGCTCCTTTGGCGTCGGCACGTACACAGGCTCGGCCCCCGCCAGCAGCGCGGCCCCTTCGTAGATTTGATAGAACGGATTCGGTAAGAGAACCGCCGCGCGCTCGGCGGGATCCAAGACGGCTTGAGCGAGGGCGAAAAGCGCCTCGCGCGTCCCCGCGACCGGGATTACCTGGTCTATCGGGTCTGGGCAGGGAATCGCGTATCGCCGGCCAATCCATTCGGAAATGGCACTGCGAAGCTCGACCGTGCCCGCGGTCGGCGGATATTTGCCGAGCAGGTGCAGGTTTTGGACGAGGGAGTCGGCGATGACAGGTGGCGTTGGATGCTGCGGCTCTCCGATTCCGAGATTGAGCGGTCTCAACCCCTCCGGAGGTCTGGCACCTTCCAAGAGGACGCGCAGCCGCTCGAAAGGGTAGGGATGCAGCAGGTCGAGGAGTGGGTTCACGCCTCCGCCGGACTCGTCGGCCTCTCCTCCTTGCGGAGATGGACGTTTACAACCGACCGAGCGTATTGAACGACGGTCGACTCCGGTGTCTTTCGAAGCCGTTCGATCAGCTCATCCAGTGAGGCCTCGGTCATTGGGCCGAAATATTCGTCTCCCACTTGCACGACTGGAGCTCGATCGCAGGCATTGAGACACTCGACCTCTTCAAAGGTGAACACGCCGTCGTCGGTCGTTTCGCCATGCCCGATGCCGAGCTTGCGTCGGACGTAATCTCGCAGCTCCCAGGTTCCGTTGACGTGGCAGGTAAGGCACGTACAGAGTTCCAGCTTATGCCGGCCTGGCTCGTGCACCGTATTGTAGAGGGAGTAAAACGTGGCGACGCCTTCGATTTCGGCATAGCTTCGATGGAGTCGAAAGGCGACTTCGGCGATGGCGTCTCCAGTGAGGTGTCCGCCGTACTCGCGCTGGGCGATCCAAAGGCAGGGAAGGATACACGCCTTCTCCTCTGG
This window encodes:
- the dapD gene encoding 2,3,4,5-tetrahydropyridine-2,6-dicarboxylate N-succinyltransferase, which gives rise to MADLIQIIEGAWEDRAKFSPSDVPADVRSAVNEALAELDSGRLRVAEQIAGEWKTHQWLKKAVLLSFRLEDNREMSAGDIGFWDKVPLKKPDGSYRAVPPATVRRGAFIARNVVLMPSYVNIGAFVDEGTMVDTWATVGSCAQVGKNVHLSGGVGLGGVLEPLQANPTIIEDDCFIGARSEIVEGVIVEKGAVISMGVFIGQSTKIFDRATGEVLYGRVPAGAVVVPGSLPSKDGSHSLYAAVIVKRVDAQTRAKTSLNELLRD
- the dapE gene encoding succinyl-diaminopimelate desuccinylase, whose product is MSAVLELLRDLISRQSVTPNDAGCQAVVGARLSAAGFQVEHLHFEGVDNLWATHGAGAPLICLAGHTDVVPAGPIGAWTSEPFSPTERGGELVGRGAVDMKGSVAAMTVALEQLAAESHPGTIALLLTSDEEGPGIDGTRRVLDTLAERGVSIDDAIVGEPTSEQVFGDAIKAGRRGSMNGRLVVRGVQGHTAYPQLADNAAHRLAPVLGALVAADWGKGTADFPPTTFQVSNLVCGTGASNVIPGEAEVRFNVRFGTDWTAERIQDRIARIAQENGVEEPVEWNVSALPFVTRPGSLLAALVGAIESVTGIKPISSTGGGTSDARFFAAHKIPVAEFGPINATIHAANERIEIDCLDPLTEIYRLAVRNALRDR
- a CDS encoding complex I 24 kDa subunit family protein, which produces MSELLQLGSPNQRPRPPRIEELDLRFSEAAIAELEALRRHYPEEKACILPCLWIAQREYGGHLTGDAIAEVAFRLHRSYAEIEGVATFYSLYNTVHEPGRHKLELCTCLTCHVNGTWELRDYVRRKLGIGHGETTDDGVFTFEEVECLNACDRAPVVQVGDEYFGPMTEASLDELIERLRKTPESTVVQYARSVVNVHLRKEERPTSPAEA
- the dapC gene encoding succinyldiaminopimelate transaminase, encoding MNPLLDLLHPYPFERLRVLLEGARPPEGLRPLNLGIGEPQHPTPPVIADSLVQNLHLLGKYPPTAGTVELRSAISEWIGRRYAIPCPDPIDQVIPVAGTREALFALAQAVLDPAERAAVLLPNPFYQIYEGAALLAGAEPVYVPTPKEQGYLPDWGAVSAEIWPRVKLAFVCSPGNPTGAVMTLEDWKRVFELADRYGFVVAADECYSEIYNGDPPCGSLQASIALGRGLERVVSLNSLSKRSSAPGLRSGFAAGDADIIKPFLLYRTYHGAAPSSLTQVASVEAWQDETHVVENREKYREKFRIAAELFGPGLQIPSGGFFLWLPVPNDEQQARRLFEQAWVTTLPGTYLGREVNGKNPGQGYLRVALVPDLDVCREALIRIRETLETPTIG
- a CDS encoding TIGR03790 family protein — protein: MLSLLLVAASHCLAAASLADRVVVVENAGSPASVEIAEDYAKRRGVKNLLKIKCADSALSPTGETIAYADFAGAIETPLKAYLVKHPKIDFVVLTKGIPIRITGASTGVGNNQPSVDSYIAAFGYAERKDVIPVVLNDSGFTGKAWANRFWNSSERFTHAKFGGYLVTRLDAYTIDEARLLTTYAFQSERTRPSGSILLDTALSHGLGDVTKQPLSAIKDGKLDSHMINEMSYNEYDADMVNAAGILEKKSVPTILDRTDVFIGKKSDLMGYCSWGSNDPKFVAADYKLLRFAPGAIAETAVSTSARTFLPTTGGQSLIADLISGRVTGVKGYCDEPLLQAVASPTILFDRYTSGWTLAESFYAASRFVGWEDIVVGDPLCAPYRK
- a CDS encoding alpha-amylase family glycosyl hydrolase, whose amino-acid sequence is MIVPIRKGVKLGRSLRTLAAIAGAFVIAQTASAGVLLQGFYWDVPSPAAGSGSAPWWWDKLAGQANSLKLSGFTAVWIPPVLKGAAGGYSVGYDPFDDYDIGSKSQQGTIPTRYGTREQLERCCAMLRANSLDIYCDIVDNHRNGDPGNYQFSYLDAYGVANGGRFGKGQWDFHPNVSQDPNVPVGASEDFNAFGRDLAPINGPSNWIFNGLNSSGDWVTKALDLQGYRLDYVKGISTNWLSSFLNYGAMSGKFAVGEYFDSNLGSIQYWISTMMGNRASAFDFPLRDQLKGMCNSPGSFNMANLDHAGLAGVDPAHAVTFVENHDTDRSDAIFQNKALAYAYILTSEGYPSVFYKDYSTDAGCYGMKPTIDNLMWVHEKLASGTTTQRYKNNLVFVYERNGGQHLLVGLNNNTGFGYNLTCATGFGANRQLHDYTGHAPDVWTDGSGNVSLSLPTATNGMGYVAYAPVGIGGSFTASQLSTTQEYAGATDLDIKPADNTALVQVCRINVAAGKSISGALYFTTTSWTASTNIYLELDNPSGGIVTTKTYTTGTAQGAALTATASTAGWYTFKIRSNNTPAGNLKPTYWLRATYTAPQT
- a CDS encoding xylose operon transcription regulator XylR, whose protein sequence is MRARRIALLMERLVGFNHEVLTGVRDFAGPSRGWVCHFIEPRPELVPIVARWEPDGIIAFLGDDAIAEAVRGLGVPFVDVAAWVEGADWPRVGLNDVAIGRMAAENLLALGFDQFAFIGDPHLAFATARKRGYDGVLQEAGYTARSFAADPERFPTARGSTIGGIDGELVAWIQTLPKPVAVFADNDERALLVSEACHAGGIEIPRDVALLGVDDDPYLCGLGYPPLSSIATPARRLGYEGALLLDRLLGGFGPPEYPVRLPPVGVVTRRSTDAVVYPDPLVAEAMRFIQEHSCKGIGVEEVVSHVRAGRRTLERRFQSQVGRSILGELSRSRLERARFLLVTTDLPLKTVASQSGFGSLSRFSSSHQDTFGVGPHEYRRRFGL